Proteins encoded together in one Lathyrus oleraceus cultivar Zhongwan6 chromosome 5, CAAS_Psat_ZW6_1.0, whole genome shotgun sequence window:
- the LOC127084406 gene encoding probable disease resistance protein At4g27220 isoform X2 codes for MEIGKELAIGLPAPLPDVERYSSRYYISFKSRESKYNELLDALKDENNYIIGLQGMGGTGKTTLSKEVGKILKQSRQFSCIIVTTVSFSPDIKRIQDDIAGPLGLKFDDCSESDRPLKLWKRLTNGEKILVILDDVWGDIDFEEIGIPYSDNHKGCRVLVTTRNVEVCNTLGCSKTIRLELLSSDDAWEMFKRHAGLTETSTRSLLDKGRKIADECKGLPIAIAVIASSLRGKQHREEWDFALKSLQKYASMHDIDDDDDLVKIYERLKFSYDNMNDGKAKRLFLLCSVFREDEEIPTESLIRLGIGAGLFGEDYGSYEDARSQVVISKNKLLDSCLLLEVDDDTVKMHDLVRDAAQWIANKEIQTVKLYDKNKKRMVEREKSIKYLLCEGKLKDVILCKLESSKLQILIVNIDSDDDWHKEKIEVPNSFFENISGLRVFHFFGYIYPTNLSLPHSIQLLKNIRSLLFNYVDLGDISILGNLQSLETLDLIWCEINEFPEGMAKLPNLRSLKLKFCKIRRNNPFKVIEGCSSLEELYFINSFNDCCREISFPLLQRFIVDDWCTNENVSVSKYLSLLGKKDKYLLPKKQLKDCIQAVEVLRLTGGIWWEWVNIIPEIVPMDYGMNDLVELKLSCIPKLKCLIDTKHGNSQVTTVFSKLVILHLDEMESLVELCNGPLSFDSLKSLEKLAIICCDQLQSLFTCSLNLFNLKRLLLLQCPMLILSLFQLTTSGSLVSLEVLEIIGCKHLEYIIIDERKVKESRGEIVAADVDNDRKMSQDSIFPKLKHLYIKHCHGLKFIFSIQDLPALDFFSISDCEKLQSIFGHDSINNFLKCDVTTPSPISRDASKPGKQLEPLKCSTLSWTNICCFGKKSRTTEDQQQDLPSKTTSLLENSFSLNYLTVIKIRRCKKLEIVFSTSILRCLPQLVALRIVECEELKHIIEDDLENDKSINFESTNTYFPKLEILIVGNCNKLKCVFPTSVCKELPKLKVLIIREAYELQQIFKTEGDDQKLEIPNLEVVSFINLPNLSDAQKVHFEAVNCRLVQNCHNFSLTSASKSDDIDDIIHPLFDIDSDIHMELMVLSQSQPLKEAYKGHHTWNQSPTSEITREFAAGVGIEAEAALGHILTTSQMLLNEQSMDQQLLTNKQHSLGETETTNKPQLDGSVTPPEKTLAANSSTISETKKEQPIQLLSPKQMEDVDCQVATTSLSIVTTENNDEGEESLNIFLETNDEGEDPLIKLSETNDEVSEDSSQIDENLSELEQLASKKHLNDENLCLLNDFLAKHPCVRLRDTSLSNRYKGYAYNLLAELLKFLQTHSLVDVLGSRRSELFELLQDVRSFAFDKDWLDGVERRIIQQDGDLNAPIGY; via the exons ATGGAAATTGGAAAGGAACTTGCAATCGGACTCCCTGCTCCTCTTCCAGATGTTGAACGTTATTCATCTCGATACTATATTTCTTTTAAAAGCAGAGAATCGAAATATAATGAGCTTTTGGATGCACTGAAAGATGAAAACAATTATATAATAGGGTTGCAAGGAATGGGGGGAACAGGAAAAACTACATTGTCCAAAGAAGTGGGTAAGATACTTAAGCAATCCAGACAATTTTCGTGCATTATTGTTACGACAGTGTCATTTTCTCCTGATATTAAAAGGATTCAGGATGATATTGCTGGGCCCTTGGGATTGAAGTTTGATGACTGTAGTGAATCAGACCGACCTTTAAAACTATGGAAAAGATTAACAAATGGTGAAAAGATTCTTGTAATACTTGATGATGTTTGGGGAGATATTGATTTTGAAGAAATAGGGATTCCATATAGTGACAATCACAAAGGTTGTAGAGTTCTTGTAACCACGCGCAATGTGGAGGTATGCAACACATTAGGATGCAGTAAGACAATCAGATTGGAGCTCTTGTCTTCAGATGATGCATGGGAAATGTTCAAACGACATGCTGGTCTGACTGAAACTTCAACTAGAAGTTTGCTAGACAAGGGTCGTAAAATTGCAGACGAATGCAAAGGATTACCAATTGCAATTGCTGTTATCGCAAGTAGTTTGAGGGGAAAACAACATCGGGAAGAATGGGATTTTGCCTTAAAATCCTTGCAGAAATATGCTTCAATGCATGatattgatgatgatgatgatttgGTTAAAATATATGAACGCTTGAAGTTTAGCTATGATAATATGAACGATGGAAAGGCAAAGAGACTATTCCTGTTGTGTTCTGTATTTCGAGAAGATGAAGAAATTCCTACTGAAAGTTTAATCAGACTTGGCATAGGAGCTGGCCTTTTCGGGGAAGATTATGGCAGCTACGAAGATGCTCGAAGTCAAGTAGTTATATCCAAAAATAAACTCCTAGATTCTTGTTTATTGTTGGAGGTCGATGATGATACAGTGAAAATGCATGACTTGGTTCGTGATGCAGCCCAATGGATAGCAAACAAAGAGATTCAAACAGTAAAGTTgtatgataaaaataaaaaaagaatgGTTGAAAGGGAGAAGAGTATTAAATATTTGTTATGCGAAGGAAAGCTAAAAGACGTGATATTGTGCAAGCTTGAGAGTTCAAAGCTCCAAATTCTAATTGTCAATATCGACAGTGATGATGATTGGCACAAGGAGAAAATCGAAGTCCCAAATTCATTTTTTGAAAACATTAGTGGCCTTCGTGTTTTTCATTTCTTTGGTTATATTTATCCAACAAATCTATCATTACCTCACTCAATTCAGTTGTTGAAGAATATTCGATCTCTTCTTTTTAATTATGTTGATTTAGGTGATATCTCTATTTTGGGAAATCTGCAAAGTCTTGAGACACTTGATTTGATTTGGTGTGAAATTAATGAATTTCCAGAAGGAATGGCAAAACTACCGAATCTTAGATCGTTGAAATTGAAATTTTGTAAAATTAGAAGGAATAATCCATTTAAAGTGATTGAAGGATGCTCCTCACTTGAAGAGTTGTATTTCATAAACAGTTTTAATGATTGTTGCCGAGAAATATCCTTCCCACTGTTACAAAGATTTATAGTGGATGATTGGTGTACAAATGAGAATGTGTCAGTATCAAAATATTTGTCTCTTTTAGGCAAAAAAGATAAATATTTACTCCCCAAAAAACAACTCAAGGACTGTATACAAGCAGTAGAGGTTCTTAGACTAACAGGTGGAATCTGGTGGGAATGGGTAAATATCATACCGGAAATTGTTCCTATGGATTATGGTATGAATGATCTAGTCGAGCTTAAATTGAGTTGCATTCCAAAGCTTAAGTGTCTCATTGACACTAAGCATGGTAATTCTCAAGTAACAACTGTGTTCTCCAAATTAGTTATACTACATTTGGATGAAATGGAAAGTTTGGTAGAATTGTGCAATGGTCCCCTTTCCTTTGATTCTCTCAAGAGTTTAGAGAAGCTGGCCATCATCTGCTGCGATCAATTGCAAAGCTTATTCACGTGCAGCCTAAACCTCTTCAATTTGAAGAGATTGTTATTGCTACAATGTCCGATGTTGATCTTATCCCTATTTCAACTGACTACGTCTGGTAGCCTAGTGTCATTGGAGGTATTGGAAATAATTGGCTGCAAACATCTCGAATACATAATAATAGATGAAAGAAAAGTGAAGGAATCAAGAGGAGAAATAGTTGCTGCTGATGTTGATAATGATCGCAAGATGAGTCAAGACTCAATATTTCCAAAACTGAAACATCTATATATTAAACACTGCCATGGATTAAAATTTATATTTTCAATTCAGGATCTTCCGGCACTGGATTTTTTCTCAATATCTGATTGTGAGAAGCTGCAATCCATATTTGGCCATGATTCAATAAATAATTTTCTAAAATGTGATGTTACCACGCCTTCTCCCATTTCTAGAGATGCTTCCAAGCCAGGAAAACAGTTAGAACCTTTGAAATGCAGTACCTTGTCATGGACCAATATATGTTGCTTTGGCAAAAAATCAAGGACTACTGAAGATCAACAGCAG GATCTGCCTTCGAAGACTACCAGCCTTTTGGAGAATTCATTTTCCCTCAATTACCTTACAGTGATAAAAATCAGGCGATGTAAAAAATTGGAAATTGTGTTTTCCACATCTATATTAAGATGCCTACCACAATTGGTTGCTCTAAGAATAGTAGAATGCGAAGAGTTGAAGCATATTATTGAAGATGATTTGGAGAATGACAAATCCATAAATTTTGAGTCTACAAACACATACTTTCCAAAGCTAGAAATACTTATTGTAGGAAACTGCAACAAACTCAAATGTGTCTTTCCGACTTCCGTATGTAAAGAGCTTCCAAAGCTAAAAGTTCTGATAATAAGAGAAGCATATGAGCTGCAACAAATATTCAAAACCGAAGGTGATGATCAGAAACTCGAGATTCCAAATCTGGAAGTTGTATCATTTATCAATCTGCCAAACCTCTCTGATGCTCAAAAAGTGCACTTTGAGGCCGTAAATTGTCGTCTTGTACAAAACTGTCATAATTTCTCTCTGACTTCAGCATCAAAATCGGATGACATAGATGACATTATTCATCCTTTGTTCGACATAG ATTCTGATATCCATATGGAACTCATGGTTCTATCGCAATCGCAACCATTAAAAGAAGCCTACAAAGGCCACCACACCTGGAATCAAAGTCCTACTTCAGAAATCACTAGAGAATTTGCAGCTGGGGTTGGGATTGAAGCGGAAGCAGCATTAGGACACATATTGACTACTTCACAG ATGTTATTGAATGAACAATCAATGGATCAACAACTATTGACgaacaaacaacattcacttGGAGAAACTGAAACGACCAATAAACCTCAG TTGGATGGTTCTGTCACGCCGCCAGAAAAAACTTTAGCAGCAAATTCTTCTACCATTTCAGAAACAAAGAAGGAGCAACCTATACAATTACTTTCTCCTAAGCAAATG GAAGATGTTGATTGCCAAGTAGCCACAACCTCTTTGTCCATTGTCACTACGGAAAACAATGATGAAGGTGAAGAGTCTTTGAATATATTTTTAGAGACCAATGATGAAGGTGAAGACCCTTTGATTAAACTTTCAGAGACCAATGATGAAG TTTCAGAAGACTCTTCTCAAATAGATGAAAATTTAAGTGAGCTGGAGCAACTAGCTTCGAAGAAGCATTTGAATGATGAGAACTTGTGTTTGTTGAATGATTTCCTTGCGAAGCACCCTTGTGTTCGTTTAAGAGATACTTCACTTAGTAATAGATACAAGGGCTATGCCTACAACTTACTTGCTGAGCTTTTGAAATTCCTCCAAACGCATAGTCTGGTCGATGTATTGGGCTCACGCCGCTCTGAACTTTTCGAGTTATTACAAGATGTGCGCAGCTTTGCTTTTGATAAGGATTGGTTGGATGGTGTCGAAAGGCGTATAATTCAACAAGACGGGGATTTAAATGCCCCTATTGGCTATTAG
- the LOC127084406 gene encoding probable disease resistance protein At4g27220 isoform X1 — MTSFLIDYAKQNMEKLINEGLKEFRYICCFTCIAKELEEEKVWLEAERTAVGQRVKVAKRRGEDVEANALFWEEEADKLIQEDTKTKQKCFIGLFPNCIWRYRRGKELANKKDQIKKLMEIGKELAIGLPAPLPDVERYSSRYYISFKSRESKYNELLDALKDENNYIIGLQGMGGTGKTTLSKEVGKILKQSRQFSCIIVTTVSFSPDIKRIQDDIAGPLGLKFDDCSESDRPLKLWKRLTNGEKILVILDDVWGDIDFEEIGIPYSDNHKGCRVLVTTRNVEVCNTLGCSKTIRLELLSSDDAWEMFKRHAGLTETSTRSLLDKGRKIADECKGLPIAIAVIASSLRGKQHREEWDFALKSLQKYASMHDIDDDDDLVKIYERLKFSYDNMNDGKAKRLFLLCSVFREDEEIPTESLIRLGIGAGLFGEDYGSYEDARSQVVISKNKLLDSCLLLEVDDDTVKMHDLVRDAAQWIANKEIQTVKLYDKNKKRMVEREKSIKYLLCEGKLKDVILCKLESSKLQILIVNIDSDDDWHKEKIEVPNSFFENISGLRVFHFFGYIYPTNLSLPHSIQLLKNIRSLLFNYVDLGDISILGNLQSLETLDLIWCEINEFPEGMAKLPNLRSLKLKFCKIRRNNPFKVIEGCSSLEELYFINSFNDCCREISFPLLQRFIVDDWCTNENVSVSKYLSLLGKKDKYLLPKKQLKDCIQAVEVLRLTGGIWWEWVNIIPEIVPMDYGMNDLVELKLSCIPKLKCLIDTKHGNSQVTTVFSKLVILHLDEMESLVELCNGPLSFDSLKSLEKLAIICCDQLQSLFTCSLNLFNLKRLLLLQCPMLILSLFQLTTSGSLVSLEVLEIIGCKHLEYIIIDERKVKESRGEIVAADVDNDRKMSQDSIFPKLKHLYIKHCHGLKFIFSIQDLPALDFFSISDCEKLQSIFGHDSINNFLKCDVTTPSPISRDASKPGKQLEPLKCSTLSWTNICCFGKKSRTTEDQQQDLPSKTTSLLENSFSLNYLTVIKIRRCKKLEIVFSTSILRCLPQLVALRIVECEELKHIIEDDLENDKSINFESTNTYFPKLEILIVGNCNKLKCVFPTSVCKELPKLKVLIIREAYELQQIFKTEGDDQKLEIPNLEVVSFINLPNLSDAQKVHFEAVNCRLVQNCHNFSLTSASKSDDIDDIIHPLFDIDSDIHMELMVLSQSQPLKEAYKGHHTWNQSPTSEITREFAAGVGIEAEAALGHILTTSQMLLNEQSMDQQLLTNKQHSLGETETTNKPQLDGSVTPPEKTLAANSSTISETKKEQPIQLLSPKQMEDVDCQVATTSLSIVTTENNDEGEESLNIFLETNDEGEDPLIKLSETNDEVSEDSSQIDENLSELEQLASKKHLNDENLCLLNDFLAKHPCVRLRDTSLSNRYKGYAYNLLAELLKFLQTHSLVDVLGSRRSELFELLQDVRSFAFDKDWLDGVERRIIQQDGDLNAPIGY, encoded by the exons ATGACGAGTTTTCTGATTGATTACGCAAAGCAAAATATGGAGAAGTTGATAAATGAAGGGCTAAAAGAATTCCGTTATATATGTTGTTTCACATGCATTGCTAAGGAACTTGAAGAAGAAAAGGTCTGGCTGGAAGCAGAAAGGACAGCTGTTGGGCAGCGTGTTAAAGTTGCAAAAAGAAGAGGAGAAGATGTTGAAGCTAATGCTCTTTTTTGGGAAGAAGAAGCTGATAAGCTCATTCAAGAAGACAccaaaacaaaacagaaatgttTTATTGGATTATTTCCTAATTGCATATGGCGATACAGAAGGGGAAAGGAACTGGCAAATAAAAAAGACCAAATAAAAAAATTAATGGAAATTGGAAAGGAACTTGCAATCGGACTCCCTGCTCCTCTTCCAGATGTTGAACGTTATTCATCTCGATACTATATTTCTTTTAAAAGCAGAGAATCGAAATATAATGAGCTTTTGGATGCACTGAAAGATGAAAACAATTATATAATAGGGTTGCAAGGAATGGGGGGAACAGGAAAAACTACATTGTCCAAAGAAGTGGGTAAGATACTTAAGCAATCCAGACAATTTTCGTGCATTATTGTTACGACAGTGTCATTTTCTCCTGATATTAAAAGGATTCAGGATGATATTGCTGGGCCCTTGGGATTGAAGTTTGATGACTGTAGTGAATCAGACCGACCTTTAAAACTATGGAAAAGATTAACAAATGGTGAAAAGATTCTTGTAATACTTGATGATGTTTGGGGAGATATTGATTTTGAAGAAATAGGGATTCCATATAGTGACAATCACAAAGGTTGTAGAGTTCTTGTAACCACGCGCAATGTGGAGGTATGCAACACATTAGGATGCAGTAAGACAATCAGATTGGAGCTCTTGTCTTCAGATGATGCATGGGAAATGTTCAAACGACATGCTGGTCTGACTGAAACTTCAACTAGAAGTTTGCTAGACAAGGGTCGTAAAATTGCAGACGAATGCAAAGGATTACCAATTGCAATTGCTGTTATCGCAAGTAGTTTGAGGGGAAAACAACATCGGGAAGAATGGGATTTTGCCTTAAAATCCTTGCAGAAATATGCTTCAATGCATGatattgatgatgatgatgatttgGTTAAAATATATGAACGCTTGAAGTTTAGCTATGATAATATGAACGATGGAAAGGCAAAGAGACTATTCCTGTTGTGTTCTGTATTTCGAGAAGATGAAGAAATTCCTACTGAAAGTTTAATCAGACTTGGCATAGGAGCTGGCCTTTTCGGGGAAGATTATGGCAGCTACGAAGATGCTCGAAGTCAAGTAGTTATATCCAAAAATAAACTCCTAGATTCTTGTTTATTGTTGGAGGTCGATGATGATACAGTGAAAATGCATGACTTGGTTCGTGATGCAGCCCAATGGATAGCAAACAAAGAGATTCAAACAGTAAAGTTgtatgataaaaataaaaaaagaatgGTTGAAAGGGAGAAGAGTATTAAATATTTGTTATGCGAAGGAAAGCTAAAAGACGTGATATTGTGCAAGCTTGAGAGTTCAAAGCTCCAAATTCTAATTGTCAATATCGACAGTGATGATGATTGGCACAAGGAGAAAATCGAAGTCCCAAATTCATTTTTTGAAAACATTAGTGGCCTTCGTGTTTTTCATTTCTTTGGTTATATTTATCCAACAAATCTATCATTACCTCACTCAATTCAGTTGTTGAAGAATATTCGATCTCTTCTTTTTAATTATGTTGATTTAGGTGATATCTCTATTTTGGGAAATCTGCAAAGTCTTGAGACACTTGATTTGATTTGGTGTGAAATTAATGAATTTCCAGAAGGAATGGCAAAACTACCGAATCTTAGATCGTTGAAATTGAAATTTTGTAAAATTAGAAGGAATAATCCATTTAAAGTGATTGAAGGATGCTCCTCACTTGAAGAGTTGTATTTCATAAACAGTTTTAATGATTGTTGCCGAGAAATATCCTTCCCACTGTTACAAAGATTTATAGTGGATGATTGGTGTACAAATGAGAATGTGTCAGTATCAAAATATTTGTCTCTTTTAGGCAAAAAAGATAAATATTTACTCCCCAAAAAACAACTCAAGGACTGTATACAAGCAGTAGAGGTTCTTAGACTAACAGGTGGAATCTGGTGGGAATGGGTAAATATCATACCGGAAATTGTTCCTATGGATTATGGTATGAATGATCTAGTCGAGCTTAAATTGAGTTGCATTCCAAAGCTTAAGTGTCTCATTGACACTAAGCATGGTAATTCTCAAGTAACAACTGTGTTCTCCAAATTAGTTATACTACATTTGGATGAAATGGAAAGTTTGGTAGAATTGTGCAATGGTCCCCTTTCCTTTGATTCTCTCAAGAGTTTAGAGAAGCTGGCCATCATCTGCTGCGATCAATTGCAAAGCTTATTCACGTGCAGCCTAAACCTCTTCAATTTGAAGAGATTGTTATTGCTACAATGTCCGATGTTGATCTTATCCCTATTTCAACTGACTACGTCTGGTAGCCTAGTGTCATTGGAGGTATTGGAAATAATTGGCTGCAAACATCTCGAATACATAATAATAGATGAAAGAAAAGTGAAGGAATCAAGAGGAGAAATAGTTGCTGCTGATGTTGATAATGATCGCAAGATGAGTCAAGACTCAATATTTCCAAAACTGAAACATCTATATATTAAACACTGCCATGGATTAAAATTTATATTTTCAATTCAGGATCTTCCGGCACTGGATTTTTTCTCAATATCTGATTGTGAGAAGCTGCAATCCATATTTGGCCATGATTCAATAAATAATTTTCTAAAATGTGATGTTACCACGCCTTCTCCCATTTCTAGAGATGCTTCCAAGCCAGGAAAACAGTTAGAACCTTTGAAATGCAGTACCTTGTCATGGACCAATATATGTTGCTTTGGCAAAAAATCAAGGACTACTGAAGATCAACAGCAG GATCTGCCTTCGAAGACTACCAGCCTTTTGGAGAATTCATTTTCCCTCAATTACCTTACAGTGATAAAAATCAGGCGATGTAAAAAATTGGAAATTGTGTTTTCCACATCTATATTAAGATGCCTACCACAATTGGTTGCTCTAAGAATAGTAGAATGCGAAGAGTTGAAGCATATTATTGAAGATGATTTGGAGAATGACAAATCCATAAATTTTGAGTCTACAAACACATACTTTCCAAAGCTAGAAATACTTATTGTAGGAAACTGCAACAAACTCAAATGTGTCTTTCCGACTTCCGTATGTAAAGAGCTTCCAAAGCTAAAAGTTCTGATAATAAGAGAAGCATATGAGCTGCAACAAATATTCAAAACCGAAGGTGATGATCAGAAACTCGAGATTCCAAATCTGGAAGTTGTATCATTTATCAATCTGCCAAACCTCTCTGATGCTCAAAAAGTGCACTTTGAGGCCGTAAATTGTCGTCTTGTACAAAACTGTCATAATTTCTCTCTGACTTCAGCATCAAAATCGGATGACATAGATGACATTATTCATCCTTTGTTCGACATAG ATTCTGATATCCATATGGAACTCATGGTTCTATCGCAATCGCAACCATTAAAAGAAGCCTACAAAGGCCACCACACCTGGAATCAAAGTCCTACTTCAGAAATCACTAGAGAATTTGCAGCTGGGGTTGGGATTGAAGCGGAAGCAGCATTAGGACACATATTGACTACTTCACAG ATGTTATTGAATGAACAATCAATGGATCAACAACTATTGACgaacaaacaacattcacttGGAGAAACTGAAACGACCAATAAACCTCAG TTGGATGGTTCTGTCACGCCGCCAGAAAAAACTTTAGCAGCAAATTCTTCTACCATTTCAGAAACAAAGAAGGAGCAACCTATACAATTACTTTCTCCTAAGCAAATG GAAGATGTTGATTGCCAAGTAGCCACAACCTCTTTGTCCATTGTCACTACGGAAAACAATGATGAAGGTGAAGAGTCTTTGAATATATTTTTAGAGACCAATGATGAAGGTGAAGACCCTTTGATTAAACTTTCAGAGACCAATGATGAAG TTTCAGAAGACTCTTCTCAAATAGATGAAAATTTAAGTGAGCTGGAGCAACTAGCTTCGAAGAAGCATTTGAATGATGAGAACTTGTGTTTGTTGAATGATTTCCTTGCGAAGCACCCTTGTGTTCGTTTAAGAGATACTTCACTTAGTAATAGATACAAGGGCTATGCCTACAACTTACTTGCTGAGCTTTTGAAATTCCTCCAAACGCATAGTCTGGTCGATGTATTGGGCTCACGCCGCTCTGAACTTTTCGAGTTATTACAAGATGTGCGCAGCTTTGCTTTTGATAAGGATTGGTTGGATGGTGTCGAAAGGCGTATAATTCAACAAGACGGGGATTTAAATGCCCCTATTGGCTATTAG